A window from Mycobacterium saskatchewanense encodes these proteins:
- a CDS encoding PAS and ANTAR domain-containing protein, translated as MTWDLNGQTEVVEQALAGGVPQRAGWFRFYFADQRWEWSDEVQRMHGYEPGTVTPTTDLVVSHKHPDDRDEVAATIDDMVERRGAFSTRHRIVDTGGATHDVVVVGDQFCDDNDEVIGTHGFYIDVTAEPETNSEDVITAKVAAIAQRRTVIDQTKGMLMLVYGIDESAAFDLLKSLSQVRNMKLAPLAEQIGKDFKELGREAISSRAQFDQRLLTAHLRVSG; from the coding sequence ATGACGTGGGATCTCAACGGTCAGACCGAAGTCGTCGAGCAGGCGCTCGCGGGCGGCGTTCCGCAGCGTGCGGGTTGGTTCCGATTCTATTTCGCGGATCAGCGCTGGGAGTGGTCCGACGAGGTCCAGCGGATGCACGGCTACGAACCCGGAACGGTGACACCGACCACCGACCTGGTGGTCTCGCACAAGCACCCCGACGATCGGGACGAGGTGGCCGCCACCATCGACGACATGGTCGAACGCCGTGGCGCCTTCAGCACGCGGCACCGCATCGTCGACACCGGTGGCGCCACCCACGATGTGGTGGTGGTCGGCGACCAATTCTGCGACGACAACGACGAGGTGATCGGCACCCACGGCTTCTACATCGACGTCACGGCGGAACCGGAAACGAACTCCGAGGATGTCATCACCGCGAAGGTCGCGGCGATCGCCCAGCGGCGCACCGTGATCGACCAGACCAAGGGCATGCTGATGCTGGTCTACGGCATCGACGAGTCGGCCGCTTTCGATTTGCTCAAATCGCTGTCCCAGGTGCGCAACATGAAGCTGGCGCCTCTCGCCGAGCAGATCGGCAAGGACTTCAAGGAGTTGGGCAGGGAGGCTATCTCCTCCCGGGCGCAGTTCGACCAGCGGCTGCTGACCGCTCACCTGCGCGTGTCCGGCTGA
- a CDS encoding GH92 family glycosyl hydrolase: MKSRKALLALVAATAVLVAFVAAAPPISYDGEPGFVANPVEHVDTLIGTGTGGDIVGEINNFPGASVPFGMVQYSPDTVNDYAGYSYGNPHSTGFSMTHASVGCAAFGDISMLPTTTDIGAQPWNASERIAHDDTEQGVPGYYTVRFPDTGVTAELTATTRTGVGRFSYPRNGRPALFHVRSGASLAGNSRAAMQIGDDNTTITGWATSGGFCGKRNTYTVYFAMKFSQPFVSYGAWDGYGVSAGARTVVSPYSGGYVSFPPGSALEVRTALSYVSLDGARANLAAESGATFDGVRDAAVSQWNAALSRIEVAGRNADNLATFYTSLYRSLLHPNTFNDADGRYVGFDGVTHAVAAGHTQYANFSDWDTYRCLAALQALLFPERAGDMAQSLVNDAEQSGALPRWPLANAATGEMTGDNVVPLIANFHAFGARDFDARTALRYMVDAAEHGGVGLHGYVERPGIDTYLALGYAPQSAAFRTDDRIAGASITLEWSVDDFAISRFADSLGDAATAAAFQDRSQYWQNLFNPSTHYISPRNATTGLFRPGPGFVQSRFGFGQDGFDEGNAEQYVWWVPHNVAGLVTALGGRAAVAGRLDRFTRKLNVGPGEPYLWAGNEPGFAVPWLYNYVGQPWKTQFTVDRVRGLFGPTPDGEPGNDDLGALASWYVWAALGLYPSTPGTPILSVSAPLFDRAVIALPGGRSIRMSAPGASGPQHLRYISGLSVDGRPTDHTSLPESIVGTGADLTFTLAAYPDKVWGTAESSAPPSFGTGGTAVTVNVWRPVVTIAPGSTGTVKVDLQRMVDGADGYAITGAASDTGVTGISVAPMSARFGADGSADPAVTISVARSVPEGYELVNLDVTVGQSVRRAVVLAVVMADSGQD, translated from the coding sequence ATGAAGTCGCGGAAGGCGCTCCTCGCGCTCGTCGCCGCGACCGCTGTCCTGGTGGCTTTCGTCGCGGCGGCCCCACCCATCTCCTACGACGGCGAGCCCGGCTTCGTCGCCAACCCCGTCGAGCACGTGGACACGCTGATCGGCACCGGGACGGGCGGCGACATCGTGGGCGAGATCAACAACTTCCCCGGCGCTTCCGTCCCGTTCGGCATGGTGCAGTATTCGCCGGACACGGTGAACGACTACGCCGGCTACAGCTACGGCAATCCCCACTCCACCGGCTTCAGCATGACCCACGCCTCGGTCGGATGCGCCGCGTTCGGCGACATCTCGATGCTGCCGACGACCACCGACATCGGCGCGCAGCCCTGGAACGCGTCGGAGAGGATCGCGCACGACGACACCGAACAGGGTGTGCCGGGCTACTACACGGTTCGATTTCCGGACACCGGCGTGACCGCGGAGCTCACCGCCACCACCCGCACCGGAGTCGGCCGGTTCAGCTACCCGCGCAACGGGCGCCCCGCCCTGTTCCACGTGCGCTCCGGCGCCTCGCTGGCGGGAAATTCGCGCGCGGCCATGCAGATCGGCGACGACAACACGACGATCACCGGCTGGGCCACCAGCGGCGGGTTCTGCGGCAAGAGAAACACCTACACGGTGTATTTCGCGATGAAGTTCAGCCAGCCGTTCGTCTCCTACGGCGCGTGGGACGGCTACGGGGTTTCAGCCGGTGCCCGCACCGTGGTCTCGCCCTACAGCGGGGGATACGTGTCGTTCCCGCCCGGCTCGGCGCTCGAGGTGCGGACGGCGCTGTCCTACGTCAGCCTCGACGGCGCGCGGGCCAACCTGGCTGCCGAAAGCGGGGCCACCTTCGACGGCGTGCGCGACGCAGCGGTCTCGCAGTGGAACGCCGCCCTGTCACGCATCGAGGTGGCCGGCAGGAACGCCGACAACCTGGCGACGTTTTATACCTCGCTCTACCGATCCCTGTTGCACCCCAATACGTTCAACGACGCCGACGGCCGCTATGTCGGATTCGACGGGGTGACCCACGCCGTGGCGGCGGGCCACACCCAGTACGCCAACTTCTCCGACTGGGACACCTACCGGTGCCTGGCGGCCCTGCAGGCGCTGCTCTTTCCCGAACGGGCCGGTGACATGGCCCAATCCCTGGTCAACGACGCCGAACAGAGCGGGGCGCTGCCCCGCTGGCCGCTCGCCAACGCCGCGACCGGGGAGATGACCGGAGACAACGTCGTCCCGCTCATCGCGAATTTCCATGCCTTCGGGGCGAGGGATTTCGACGCCCGGACGGCACTGCGCTACATGGTCGACGCGGCCGAGCACGGCGGTGTCGGCCTGCACGGCTACGTCGAGCGGCCCGGCATCGACACCTACCTGGCGCTGGGTTACGCGCCGCAGAGCGCGGCGTTCCGGACCGACGACCGCATTGCCGGCGCGTCGATCACGCTGGAGTGGTCGGTCGACGACTTCGCTATCTCCCGCTTCGCCGACTCGCTCGGCGACGCCGCGACCGCCGCGGCCTTCCAGGACCGCTCGCAGTACTGGCAGAACTTGTTCAATCCGAGCACCCATTACATTTCGCCCCGCAACGCGACCACCGGGCTGTTTCGACCCGGCCCCGGATTTGTGCAGTCCCGCTTCGGCTTTGGGCAGGACGGCTTCGACGAGGGCAACGCCGAGCAGTACGTCTGGTGGGTGCCGCACAACGTCGCCGGGCTGGTCACCGCGCTCGGCGGCCGCGCGGCGGTGGCCGGGCGGCTGGACCGCTTCACCAGGAAGCTCAACGTCGGGCCCGGCGAGCCGTACCTGTGGGCCGGCAACGAGCCCGGCTTCGCGGTGCCGTGGCTGTACAACTACGTCGGGCAACCGTGGAAGACCCAGTTCACGGTGGATCGCGTGCGCGGGCTTTTCGGTCCCACACCCGACGGGGAGCCGGGCAACGACGACCTCGGCGCCCTCGCCAGCTGGTACGTGTGGGCCGCGCTCGGGCTGTATCCGAGCACTCCCGGCACGCCGATACTCTCGGTGAGCGCACCGCTTTTCGATCGCGCGGTCATCGCGCTTCCGGGCGGCAGGTCCATCCGGATGTCCGCGCCAGGGGCGTCCGGGCCGCAACACCTCCGGTACATCAGCGGCCTGAGCGTCGACGGCCGGCCCACCGATCACACGTCGCTCCCGGAGTCGATCGTCGGCACGGGCGCGGACCTGACGTTCACGCTGGCCGCCTACCCCGACAAGGTGTGGGGCACCGCCGAATCCTCCGCGCCGCCGTCATTCGGGACGGGCGGCACGGCTGTGACCGTAAACGTTTGGCGTCCGGTCGTCACCATCGCGCCCGGGAGCACCGGCACCGTCAAGGTCGACCTGCAACGGATGGTCGACGGTGCCGACGGGTACGCCATCACCGGTGCGGCCTCCGACACCGGGGTCACGGGGATCTCCGTGGCGCCCATGTCCGCCCGATTCGGCGCGGACGGATCGGCCGACCCCGCCGTCACGATCTCGGTGGCGCGATCGGTGCCCGAGGGGTACGAGCTGGTGAACCTCGACGTCACGGTCGGCCAGAGCGTGCGGCGGGCGGTGGTCCTGGCCGTGGTCATGGCCGACTCCGGCCAGGACTGA
- a CDS encoding lysylphosphatidylglycerol synthase transmembrane domain-containing protein, with protein sequence MRVDGREVSVSGSLLQPLARRTNDILRLAASVVLLATVITSSLITRPQWEALEKSISQIVGVLSPRQSDLVYLAYGVAILALPFMILIGLIVARKWKLLGAYAAAALLAALLLSLGGNGFSAPRWHFDVSDRLQTVLAQFLDDPRWIAMLAAVLTVAGPWLPARWRRWWWGLLLAFVPIHLVVSAIVPARALLGLAVGWLVGSLVVLVVGTPALEVPLEAAVRAMAKRGFVVSRLTVVRPAGRGPLVLSGECEHPDDSAVIELYGPHQRSGGALRQLWSKLRLRDAETAPLVTSMRRAVEHRALMAIAIGDLGLANTSTIAVAPLSRGWMLYSHQPRRGVPIDRCAETTPVARLWESLHVLNGHQISHGDLRSHEITVDDGTVLFGDFFSAEYGATDAQLQSDIAQLLVTASALYDPKQAVASAIDAFGKDAILEASRRLTKTAVPKGIRKSVPDSGAVIAAARAEVKRQTGADQIKTETITRFTRSQVIQLVLFGALVYVAYPFISTVPTFFSELRHANWWWAVLGLAVSALTYVGAAAALWACADGTVGFFTLSIAQVANTFAATTTPAGVGGLALSTRFLQKNGLTAMRATAAVALQQSVQVIVHLTLLVLFSALAGASADLSHFVPSATMLYLIAGVALGIIGTFLFVPKLRMWLATEVRPKLAEVTSDLLKLAREPRRLALILIGCAGTTLGAALALWASVEAFGGDTTFVTVTVVTMVGGTLASAAPTPGGVGAVEAALIGGLAAFGVPAAVGVPSVLLYRILTCWLPVFVGWPVMRWLTKNEMI encoded by the coding sequence ATGCGAGTCGACGGGCGCGAGGTCAGCGTTTCCGGCAGCTTGCTGCAACCGCTGGCCCGGCGAACCAACGACATCCTGCGCCTCGCCGCGAGCGTCGTGCTGCTGGCCACCGTGATCACGAGCTCGCTGATCACCCGACCCCAGTGGGAGGCGCTGGAGAAATCCATCTCCCAGATCGTCGGGGTGCTCTCTCCCCGGCAATCCGACCTGGTCTACCTCGCGTACGGCGTCGCGATCCTGGCCCTGCCGTTCATGATCCTGATCGGGCTGATCGTCGCGCGCAAATGGAAGCTGCTCGGCGCCTACGCGGCGGCCGCGCTGCTGGCGGCGCTGCTGCTGTCGTTGGGCGGCAACGGATTCTCGGCGCCCCGGTGGCACTTCGACGTGTCCGACCGCCTCCAGACCGTGCTGGCCCAGTTCCTCGATGACCCGCGCTGGATCGCGATGCTCGCGGCCGTGCTGACGGTGGCGGGCCCCTGGCTGCCGGCGCGGTGGCGGCGGTGGTGGTGGGGCCTGCTGCTGGCATTCGTGCCGATCCACCTGGTGGTCAGCGCCATCGTGCCGGCCCGCGCACTGCTGGGCCTGGCGGTCGGGTGGCTGGTCGGGTCCCTCGTGGTGCTCGTCGTCGGCACGCCCGCGCTGGAAGTGCCGCTGGAGGCGGCCGTGCGGGCGATGGCCAAGCGCGGCTTCGTCGTCTCCCGGCTCACCGTGGTGCGGCCGGCCGGGCGCGGACCGCTGGTGTTGTCCGGCGAGTGCGAGCACCCGGACGACTCGGCCGTGATCGAGTTGTACGGCCCGCACCAACGCAGCGGCGGCGCGCTGCGTCAGCTCTGGAGCAAGCTGCGGCTGCGCGACGCCGAGACCGCCCCGCTGGTCACCTCCATGCGCCGCGCCGTCGAGCATCGCGCTCTCATGGCGATCGCCATCGGGGACCTGGGGCTCGCGAACACCTCGACGATTGCCGTGGCTCCCCTGAGCCGGGGCTGGATGCTGTACTCGCACCAGCCACGCCGCGGCGTGCCCATCGACCGCTGCGCGGAGACGACTCCCGTCGCGCGACTGTGGGAGTCGCTGCACGTCCTCAACGGCCACCAGATCTCCCACGGCGACCTGCGCAGCCACGAGATCACGGTCGACGACGGCACCGTCCTCTTCGGTGACTTCTTTAGCGCCGAGTACGGAGCCACCGACGCGCAACTCCAGTCCGACATCGCCCAGCTGCTGGTGACGGCGTCGGCGCTGTACGACCCGAAGCAGGCGGTGGCCTCGGCGATCGACGCGTTCGGCAAGGATGCGATCCTCGAGGCGTCCCGACGATTGACGAAAACCGCTGTGCCGAAGGGGATCCGCAAATCGGTTCCCGATTCCGGCGCGGTCATCGCGGCCGCCCGGGCGGAGGTCAAGCGGCAAACCGGCGCGGACCAGATCAAGACCGAGACGATCACCCGGTTCACGCGCAGCCAGGTGATCCAGCTGGTGCTCTTCGGCGCGCTGGTCTACGTCGCCTACCCCTTCATCAGCACGGTGCCGACGTTCTTCTCCGAGCTGCGGCACGCCAACTGGTGGTGGGCGGTGCTGGGCCTGGCGGTGTCGGCGCTCACCTATGTGGGGGCGGCGGCGGCGCTGTGGGCGTGCGCAGACGGGACGGTGGGCTTCTTCACGCTCTCGATCGCGCAGGTCGCCAACACCTTCGCCGCGACCACCACCCCGGCCGGCGTCGGCGGCCTGGCGCTGAGCACGCGGTTCCTGCAGAAGAACGGCCTGACCGCCATGCGGGCCACCGCGGCGGTGGCGCTGCAACAGTCGGTGCAGGTGATCGTCCACCTCACGCTGTTGGTGTTGTTCAGCGCGCTGGCGGGCGCGTCGGCCGACCTGTCACATTTCGTCCCGAGCGCTACCATGCTCTACCTGATCGCCGGCGTGGCGCTCGGCATCATCGGCACGTTCCTGTTCGTGCCCAAGCTCCGCATGTGGTTGGCGACGGAGGTGCGGCCGAAGCTGGCCGAGGTCACGAGCGACCTGCTGAAGCTCGCCCGCGAGCCCAGGCGACTGGCGCTGATCCTGATCGGTTGTGCCGGAACAACTCTGGGCGCGGCCCTGGCGCTATGGGCCAGCGTCGAAGCCTTCGGCGGGGACACCACCTTCGTCACCGTCACCGTGGTGACCATGGTCGGCGGGACCCTGGCCTCCGCCGCCCCGACACCGGGCGGCGTGGGGGCCGTCGAAGCCGCCCTGATCGGTGGTCTGGCCGCCTTCGGCGTGCCCGCGGCGGTCGGCGTGCCGTCGGTGCTGCTGTACCGGATCCTCACCTGCTGGCTGCCGGTGTTCGTCGGCTGGCCCGTGATGCGCTGGCTGACCAAGAACGAGATGATCTGA
- a CDS encoding class I SAM-dependent methyltransferase yields MARTDNDTWEITESVGATALGVAAARAAETDSENPLIRDEFARVFLHAAGEGMWNWFAAPDLPAQVAEAEPDLKPRMQGMVDYMAVRTAFFDKFFLDAAAAGVRQVVILASGLDSRAWRLAWPDGVTVYELDQPQVLQWKLATLRDNGFAPACDLVTVPVDLRHDWPAALREAGFDPGAPSAWSAEGLLPFLPAAAQELLFERVQALGAAGSRIAVEAPGPDFLDEDAIARQRETMQRVRDVMAELEPERDIPDVADLWYFEEREDVGDWLHRHGWEVVVTPAEELLASYDRRPPQGVEGAIPQTLFVAGERAEGK; encoded by the coding sequence GTGGCGAGGACGGACAACGACACCTGGGAGATCACCGAAAGCGTGGGCGCGACGGCCCTGGGCGTCGCGGCGGCCAGGGCCGCGGAGACCGACAGTGAGAACCCGCTGATCAGGGATGAATTCGCCCGTGTTTTCCTGCACGCCGCCGGCGAGGGGATGTGGAACTGGTTCGCGGCCCCCGACCTGCCCGCCCAGGTCGCGGAGGCCGAACCGGACCTCAAGCCGAGGATGCAGGGGATGGTCGACTACATGGCCGTCCGGACGGCGTTCTTCGACAAGTTCTTTCTCGACGCGGCCGCCGCCGGCGTGCGCCAGGTGGTGATCCTGGCGTCGGGCCTGGACTCGCGGGCGTGGCGGCTGGCGTGGCCGGACGGTGTCACGGTCTACGAACTTGACCAGCCGCAGGTCCTGCAGTGGAAGCTGGCGACGTTGCGCGACAACGGGTTCGCGCCTGCCTGCGACCTGGTCACCGTTCCCGTCGACCTGCGTCACGACTGGCCCGCCGCGTTGCGGGAGGCCGGTTTCGACCCCGGCGCGCCGAGCGCGTGGTCGGCCGAGGGGCTGCTGCCGTTCCTGCCCGCGGCGGCCCAGGAGCTGTTGTTCGAGCGGGTTCAGGCGCTCGGCGCAGCGGGCAGCCGGATCGCCGTGGAGGCGCCGGGCCCCGACTTCCTCGACGAGGACGCCATCGCCCGGCAGCGCGAGACGATGCAGCGAGTGCGCGACGTGATGGCCGAGCTGGAACCCGAGCGCGACATACCCGACGTCGCGGACCTGTGGTATTTCGAGGAGCGTGAGGACGTCGGCGATTGGCTGCACCGGCACGGCTGGGAGGTGGTGGTGACGCCCGCCGAGGAGCTGTTGGCCAGTTACGACCGCAGGCCTCCGCAGGGCGTCGAGGGTGCGATCCCGCAGACGCTCTTCGTCGCGGGCGAGCGTGCTGAGGGGAAGTGA
- a CDS encoding class I SAM-dependent methyltransferase, whose amino-acid sequence MSTARSDGDSWEITESVGATALGVAAARAAETRSENPLIKDPFAQVFLDAVGDGVWNWYSAAQLSPEVLEAEPQLPLQRRAMVGYMASRTAFFDQFFLDATHAGIRQVVILAAGLDSRAWRLAWPDGITVYELDQPRVLDFKQSTLAEHGARPACDRVAVAVDLRHDWPEALRQAGFDASAPSAWSAEGLMPYLPAAAQDLLFDRVHGLAAVGSRVAVEALGPKFLDPEFRARRRERMDRIRELMAKVDPQRQVPRTEELWYFEEREDVGDWFRRHGWNVTVTPADELMAGYGRQAAQEVEDAVPGNLFVAAQRA is encoded by the coding sequence ATGAGCACGGCCAGGTCCGACGGCGACAGCTGGGAGATCACCGAGAGCGTCGGGGCGACGGCGCTCGGGGTGGCCGCCGCACGGGCGGCGGAAACCCGCAGCGAGAACCCGTTGATCAAGGATCCGTTCGCGCAGGTCTTCCTCGACGCCGTCGGCGACGGGGTGTGGAACTGGTACTCCGCGGCCCAGCTGTCCCCGGAGGTCCTCGAGGCGGAGCCGCAGCTGCCGCTGCAGAGGCGGGCGATGGTCGGCTACATGGCTTCGCGCACCGCGTTTTTCGACCAGTTCTTCCTTGACGCCACGCATGCGGGCATCCGGCAGGTGGTGATCCTCGCGGCCGGCCTGGACTCGCGGGCGTGGCGGTTGGCGTGGCCGGACGGCATCACGGTGTACGAGCTGGACCAGCCGAGGGTGCTGGACTTCAAGCAGTCGACGCTGGCCGAGCATGGCGCGCGGCCGGCCTGTGACCGGGTCGCCGTCGCGGTGGACCTGCGCCACGACTGGCCGGAGGCGTTGCGGCAGGCCGGTTTCGACGCCTCGGCGCCGAGTGCCTGGTCCGCCGAGGGCCTGATGCCGTACCTGCCGGCGGCCGCTCAGGATCTGCTGTTCGACCGTGTTCACGGGCTCGCCGCGGTGGGTAGCCGGGTGGCCGTGGAGGCGTTGGGCCCGAAGTTTCTCGACCCCGAGTTTCGTGCGAGGCGACGCGAGCGGATGGACCGCATCCGCGAGTTGATGGCCAAGGTGGACCCGCAGCGCCAGGTGCCCCGCACCGAAGAGCTGTGGTACTTCGAGGAGCGCGAGGACGTCGGTGACTGGTTCCGTCGCCACGGCTGGAACGTGACCGTCACGCCCGCCGACGAGCTGATGGCGGGGTATGGCCGCCAGGCGGCCCAAGAGGTCGAGGACGCCGTCCCCGGCAACCTTTTCGTGGCCGCGCAGCGGGCCTGA
- a CDS encoding TVP38/TMEM64 family protein — protein MAVAKKRITTTDGTESAPASRWPHILRLAVFGVFLLAMFYLVAVARVVDVDEVRRIVSATGSAAPLTYVVASAALGALFVPGSILAAGSGLLFGPLLGIFVTLGATVGTAIVASVVGRRAGANSARVLLGPMRADRIDALIERRGLWAVVGQRFVPGISDALASYAFGAFGVPLWQMALGSFIGSVPRAFAYTALGASIANRSSWLAYSAIAVWCISAVVGAVAARRGYRRWRTHAGRGEGDARQEGPGASAQ, from the coding sequence ATGGCGGTAGCGAAGAAGCGGATCACCACGACCGACGGCACCGAGTCGGCCCCGGCGTCCCGGTGGCCCCACATCCTGCGCCTCGCCGTGTTCGGGGTGTTTTTGCTCGCGATGTTCTATCTGGTCGCGGTGGCGCGGGTCGTCGACGTCGACGAGGTGCGGCGGATCGTCTCCGCGACGGGGTCCGCGGCACCGCTGACCTACGTGGTGGCGTCGGCAGCGCTGGGCGCCTTGTTTGTGCCGGGTTCGATACTGGCGGCGGGCAGCGGGCTCCTCTTCGGGCCCCTGCTCGGGATCTTCGTGACGCTGGGGGCGACGGTGGGCACCGCGATCGTCGCGAGCGTCGTCGGGCGCCGGGCCGGAGCGAACAGCGCCCGGGTGCTATTGGGGCCCATGCGCGCCGACCGGATCGATGCGCTGATCGAGCGCCGCGGACTGTGGGCGGTCGTGGGTCAGCGCTTCGTTCCCGGGATCTCCGATGCGCTGGCCTCCTACGCCTTCGGGGCGTTCGGAGTTCCGTTGTGGCAGATGGCCCTCGGATCGTTCATCGGCTCCGTGCCCCGGGCCTTCGCCTACACCGCGCTCGGCGCATCGATCGCGAATCGCTCCTCGTGGCTGGCATATTCGGCGATAGCGGTGTGGTGCATCAGCGCCGTCGTGGGCGCCGTCGCCGCCCGGCGCGGCTACCGGCGATGGCGTACGCACGCCGGGCGCGGCGAGGGGGACGCTCGGCAAGAAGGACCGGGAGCTAGCGCCCAATAG
- a CDS encoding SDR family NAD(P)-dependent oxidoreductase produces the protein MTLPPPSTGSVALVTGASSGIGKEFARQLVARGHRVVVTARREDRLKELCSELGGDTHAVAVGADLAVPQDRDRLAARIEELGAHVAVLVNSAGLGIYTKFGANGRDEELQVLRVDVEAVADLMLRYLPGMVERGRGAIINMSSVSGFQPAPYGAGYAAAKAYVLWLSEAVHAEVAGNGVTVTAVCPGPVPTEFQATNDAVHVIDRLPTFTQVSAERVVADALKAADRGRASVVPGGPRVQLTLGSSRFIPAPLARPIVTRMMKR, from the coding sequence ATGACACTCCCACCGCCATCCACCGGGTCCGTCGCCCTTGTTACGGGCGCGTCCTCAGGCATCGGTAAAGAATTCGCCCGGCAACTTGTGGCCCGCGGCCACCGCGTGGTCGTCACCGCCCGCCGGGAGGACCGGTTGAAAGAGCTGTGCTCGGAGCTGGGCGGTGACACGCACGCTGTCGCCGTAGGCGCCGATCTCGCGGTTCCGCAGGACCGAGACCGGCTCGCCGCGCGGATCGAAGAGCTGGGCGCGCACGTTGCTGTGCTGGTGAACAGCGCCGGTCTCGGCATCTACACGAAGTTCGGCGCCAACGGTCGCGACGAGGAATTGCAGGTGCTGCGCGTCGATGTCGAGGCCGTTGCCGATCTGATGCTGCGCTACCTGCCGGGCATGGTCGAGCGAGGGCGCGGCGCGATCATCAACATGTCGTCGGTGTCGGGGTTTCAGCCGGCGCCGTACGGCGCCGGCTACGCCGCGGCCAAAGCGTACGTGCTGTGGCTGTCCGAGGCGGTACACGCCGAGGTCGCCGGTAACGGGGTGACGGTCACCGCGGTTTGCCCCGGTCCGGTCCCAACGGAATTCCAGGCGACGAACGACGCGGTTCACGTGATCGACCGGTTACCGACGTTCACGCAGGTCTCCGCCGAACGTGTAGTCGCCGACGCGTTGAAGGCCGCCGACCGCGGGCGCGCGTCCGTGGTGCCCGGAGGCCCGCGGGTACAGCTCACGCTGGGATCGTCGCGGTTCATTCCCGCGCCGCTGGCCAGGCCTATCGTCACACGAATGATGAAGCGCTGA